Genomic window (Gelria sp. Kuro-4):
ACGCGGGCCAGGACCAGCGCCCCGGCGCACATGGCGCACGGTTCCAGGGTCACGTACAAGGTGGTGCCGGTGAGCCGCCAGCCGCCCAACTCGCGCGCCGCCGCCTGGATGGCCAGGAGTTCGGCGTGCGCCGTCGGGTCCTTGGCCTCTTCCCGGCGGTTGGCGCTTTCCGCGATGATGGCTCCGCCGCGAACGACAAGCGCCCCCACAGGGACTTCTCCCCGGGCGGCCGCCGCGCGGGCCAGTTCCAGGGCCCGCTGCATGTAAAACTCGTCGTCTGCGCCGGTCAAAACCATCACCCGAGCTTAAGGTACCGCCCGTCGTCGCCACCCCGGGGTGTTTCCCCGGGTGTGGGGAGCAAAAATCCCGGCTGTGCCTTTCGCATGGGGCATAAACATGCCTCCGCGCGAACGGCGGCATAAAAATGGTGTCCCTAGGAGGACTCGAACCTCCGGCAGACGGGGATTAGGAATCCCCCGCTCTATCCACCTGAGCTATAGGGACAAGTATGGCGCGCCCGGAGGGGTTCGAACCCCCGACCTTCTGATTCGTAGTCAGACACTCTATCCAGCTGAGCTACGGGCGCGCGTAAATATGGCGGAGAGGCCGGGATTCGAACCCGGGGTACAGGTTTTCGCCTGTACAATCGCTTAGCAGGCGACCGCCTTCGACCTACTCGGCCACCTCTCCGTATTTTAAGGGACCAAAGCGGAGAATGCAAGGGGCAATTGGCGGAAGGGGTGGGATTCGAACCCACGGCTCTTGCGAGTCACTGGTTTTCAAGACCAGCTCCTTAAACCGCTCGGACACCCTTCCCTGCTGGCGTCCGCCGCCCATGGCGGCGAGCCGCCTTGGACGGTACAGCTATACTATAGCACAGCCCACCTTGCCCTGTCAACCTGCCCGGCGAGCGGCGGCAGGCGCCCTGCGTGCCGCAGCACTCGCCCGGACGAGGGGCCTGGGCCCTGGAGAAGCGTCCCCGCTCGGATGAGAGGGCCCTTCGTCGGCTTGCGCCGGCAGAGAAGCGGCCCCGGCGCAGGTGCGAGGCCGGCTTTCGCAGCCGACCTCGGTCCCCCAAGAGAAAAAGGCCCGGGGACACCCCAGCGGCGCTTTTATTTGATGACCTCGCTCCCGCCCATGTAGGGCCGCAGGACCTGCGGCACCACCACCGAACCGTCTTCCTGCTGGTAGTTTTCCAGGATGGCCGCCACCGTACGGCCCACGGCCAGGCCTGAGCCGTTCAGGGTGTGAACGTACTCCACTTTGGCCTTGGGTGCGGGACGGTAGCGGATGCCCGCCCGGCGGGCCTGGTAGTCGCGGAAGTTGCTGCAGGAAGAAATTTCTTTGTAGCTCCCGTAGCTGGGCAGCCACACCTCGATGTCGTACGTCTTGGCCGAGCTGAAGCCCAGGTCGCCCGTACACAGGGTGACCACGCGGTAGGGTAGCTCCAGAAGCTGCAGCACCTCTTCTGCGTCGCGGGTGAGCTTCTCCAGCTCGTCCCAGGAGGTCTCGGGCGTGGTGAACTTCACCAGCTCCACCTTGTTGAACTGGTGCTGGCGGATGAGCCCGCGGGTGTCGCGCCCCGCCGCCCCGGCCTCGGCCCGGAAGCAGCCGCTGTAGGCGACGTAGTAGATGGGCAGCTTCTCTCCGGCCAGGATCTCTTCCCGGTGCAGGTTGGTCACCGGCACCTCCGCCGTGGGGATGAGGTAGTAGTCCAGCCCCTCGAGTTTAAACATGTCCTCTTTGAATTTGGGCAGCTGCCCGGTACCCACCATGCTGTCGCCGTTCACCATGAAAGGTGGGAAGATCTCGGTGTAACCCTGCTTCAGGTGCAGGTCCAGCATAAAGTTGATGCAGGCGCGCTCCAGCCGGGCGCCCAGCCCTTTGTACACGCTGAACCGCGCGCCGGTGATCTTGCGCGCCCGGTCAAAATCCAGGATGTCGAGGTCGGTGCCGATATCCCAGTGGGCCTTGGGTTCAAAGGTAAACTTACGGGGTTCGCCCCAGGTGCGCACCACCGGGTTGTCCGCGTCGGACTCCCCTTCCGGGACGCTCTCGTCGGGAATGTTCGGGATGTAAAGGAGCGTGCGGTTCAGCTCCTCCTCCACCGCCTTCACGCGGTCATCGAGCTCCTTGATCTTTTCGGACACAGCGCGCATCTCGGCGATAAGCTCCTCCGCCGGCTCGCCCGCCTTCTTGCGCCGGGCGATCTCCTCGGACTCGCTGTTGCGGCGCGCCTTGAGCTGCTCCACCTCGCCGAGGAGCCGCCGCCGCTCTTCGTCGAGCCTCAAGAAGTCATCCAGGTCGGCGCTCACATGGCGCTTACGCAGCGCCTCCCGCACCACCTCCGGATTGGCTCGTACAAACTTGGCATCTAACACGCTTATCCCTCCGTATGTGTATTGGCAACAAAAAAGCTCGTCCCCAGCAGGGACGGGCTCGCCCGCGTTGCCACCCTGGTTGGCCCCAGGCCCACCTCGGCGGTTATAACGGCACCACCGGAACGGCTTCGACCG
Coding sequences:
- the serS gene encoding serine--tRNA ligase, with the translated sequence MLDAKFVRANPEVVREALRKRHVSADLDDFLRLDEERRRLLGEVEQLKARRNSESEEIARRKKAGEPAEELIAEMRAVSEKIKELDDRVKAVEEELNRTLLYIPNIPDESVPEGESDADNPVVRTWGEPRKFTFEPKAHWDIGTDLDILDFDRARKITGARFSVYKGLGARLERACINFMLDLHLKQGYTEIFPPFMVNGDSMVGTGQLPKFKEDMFKLEGLDYYLIPTAEVPVTNLHREEILAGEKLPIYYVAYSGCFRAEAGAAGRDTRGLIRQHQFNKVELVKFTTPETSWDELEKLTRDAEEVLQLLELPYRVVTLCTGDLGFSSAKTYDIEVWLPSYGSYKEISSCSNFRDYQARRAGIRYRPAPKAKVEYVHTLNGSGLAVGRTVAAILENYQQEDGSVVVPQVLRPYMGGSEVIK
- the tadA gene encoding tRNA adenosine(34) deaminase TadA, with product MVLTGADDEFYMQRALELARAAAARGEVPVGALVVRGGAIIAESANRREEAKDPTAHAELLAIQAAARELGGWRLTGTTLYVTLEPCAMCAGALVLARVERLVYGADDPKAGAVRSLYRLVEDERLNHRLEVVRGVLAAECGELLREFFRRRRRRED